One genomic region from Microcystis panniformis FACHB-1757 encodes:
- a CDS encoding DUF3155 domain-containing protein, producing the protein MARKRKRKSRRRQEGRKILELVPQYSIESGEDKPVTAARKYIQAIGISPPALLIVKRNEHTTDRYFWAEKGLFGAQYVEENHFLFPSLRDLQPQPQPVKAPVAVAK; encoded by the coding sequence TTGGCCAGAAAACGGAAACGTAAGAGTCGCCGTCGTCAAGAAGGACGTAAGATACTTGAACTTGTACCCCAGTATAGTATTGAAAGTGGCGAGGATAAACCCGTAACTGCGGCGCGTAAGTATATTCAAGCTATAGGCATTAGCCCACCAGCTTTATTGATTGTTAAGCGTAACGAGCATACAACCGATCGCTATTTCTGGGCTGAAAAAGGACTGTTTGGAGCGCAATATGTGGAGGAAAACCACTTCCTTTTCCCAAGTTTGCGCGACCTGCAGCCCCAGCCCCAGCCCGTCAAAGCACCGGTAGCAGTTGCTAAATAA
- a CDS encoding response regulator transcription factor, with the protein MVSIHISIVEGNPHLRSLLAWHLQQAGYLVNQSATLQSARQAFLHRQPTLAIIDSDLPDGDGIELCRWLYQQKQSLILILSARNSEKDVVNGLKAGADDYLKKPFGMQEFMARVEVLTRRLGSRAAPLHLDYGQLKIDLAQRRVQFRGEYIELTPQEFSLLYVLAQAEGTPLSRADLLRRAWPEEIDNPRTIDTHVLSLRKKIETDPRQPNLIQTVRNVGYRFNLEMLAEMTSALEANIIASTKGNHNGHSINKIPAHNVSR; encoded by the coding sequence GTGGTATCGATCCATATTTCTATTGTTGAGGGCAACCCGCACTTGCGATCGCTATTAGCTTGGCATCTGCAACAGGCCGGTTATTTGGTTAACCAATCGGCAACCCTGCAAAGTGCGCGTCAAGCTTTCCTTCATCGTCAACCAACCTTAGCAATTATCGATTCCGACTTGCCGGACGGGGATGGAATCGAACTCTGCCGTTGGCTTTATCAACAAAAACAGTCTTTAATACTGATTCTCTCGGCCCGCAATAGCGAAAAAGACGTGGTCAATGGTTTAAAAGCCGGGGCCGACGACTACCTGAAAAAGCCCTTTGGAATGCAAGAATTTATGGCTAGGGTAGAAGTGTTAACTCGTCGTTTAGGCAGTAGGGCTGCTCCCCTACACTTGGATTATGGGCAATTAAAAATAGATTTAGCCCAACGACGGGTACAATTTCGCGGGGAGTATATCGAATTAACGCCCCAAGAATTTAGCCTACTCTACGTTTTAGCCCAAGCGGAGGGAACACCCCTATCAAGAGCCGATTTACTGCGTCGCGCTTGGCCTGAGGAAATTGATAATCCCCGGACAATTGATACTCATGTTCTCTCTCTGCGGAAAAAAATCGAAACCGATCCCAGACAACCTAATTTAATTCAAACCGTCCGCAACGTTGGCTATCGTTTCAATCTAGAAATGTTGGCCGAGATGACTTCAGCTTTAGAAGCTAATATTATTGCCTCCACCAAAGGCAATCATAACGGCCATTCCATTAATAAAATTCCTGCTCACAACGTTAGTCGTTAA
- the ftsH gene encoding ATP-dependent zinc metalloprotease FtsH, which translates to MDQKSPLTVVRAKSAKNRGHRPVWKGIVATWMILQTFGHVNPAWSQKKPNTLTYGELLEKIEQGKVKKVEINPSLQQAAVTLVGQTDKDPPKEVNLFDQNPELIKRLDAKKIEYGILPSTDNSALINVLTNLLVIILVLGLLVFIIRRSANASGQAMNFGKSRARFQMEAKTGIEFNDVAGVDEAKEDLEEVVTFLKQPEKFTAIGAKIPKGVLLIGPPGTGKTLLAKAIAGEAGVPFFSISGSEFVEMFVGVGASRVRDLFRKAQENAPCLVFIDEIDAVGRQRGVGYGGGNDEREQTLNQLLTEMDGFEGNTGIIVIAATNRPDVLDSALLRPGRFDRQVVVDYPDFKGRLGILEVHSRDKKVAADVALEAIARRTPGFTGADLANMLNEAAIFTARRRKEAITMEEVNDAIDRIVAGMEGRALVDSKAKRLIAYHEVGHAIVGTLCPGHDQVEKVTLIPRGQALGLTWFTPDEEQGLTSRSQLLARIAGLLGGRVAEECVFGEDEVTTGAGNDIEKITYLARQMVTRLGMSELGLIALEEEGNSYLGGAAAGYHADHSFAMMAKIDAQVRELVKQCHDLATKLILDNRVAIDRLVDILIEQETIDGDEFRRLLTEFQQQADRSMVTTV; encoded by the coding sequence ATGGATCAAAAATCTCCGCTCACCGTAGTTAGAGCCAAGTCAGCTAAGAATCGTGGTCATCGGCCAGTATGGAAAGGGATTGTCGCCACTTGGATGATTCTGCAAACCTTTGGCCATGTCAATCCTGCTTGGAGTCAAAAAAAACCCAATACCCTCACCTACGGTGAATTGTTAGAGAAAATCGAGCAAGGCAAGGTAAAAAAGGTGGAAATCAATCCTTCTTTGCAGCAGGCAGCAGTTACCCTCGTCGGTCAAACGGACAAGGATCCCCCGAAGGAAGTCAATTTATTTGACCAAAATCCCGAATTAATCAAGAGACTCGATGCTAAAAAAATTGAGTACGGCATTCTCCCCAGCACTGACAATTCGGCCTTGATCAATGTTCTCACTAACCTGTTAGTGATTATTCTCGTCTTGGGATTATTGGTGTTTATTATCCGTCGTTCTGCTAATGCTTCCGGTCAAGCGATGAACTTCGGTAAATCAAGGGCGCGGTTTCAGATGGAGGCGAAAACTGGCATAGAATTTAATGATGTGGCGGGTGTGGATGAGGCCAAGGAAGATCTAGAGGAAGTGGTGACATTCCTCAAACAACCCGAAAAATTTACGGCTATTGGCGCAAAAATCCCCAAAGGAGTCCTGTTAATCGGGCCACCGGGGACGGGGAAAACTTTACTGGCTAAAGCGATCGCAGGAGAGGCGGGAGTGCCTTTTTTCAGCATCTCTGGGTCGGAATTTGTGGAGATGTTTGTCGGGGTTGGTGCGTCGCGAGTGCGAGATCTATTCCGAAAAGCCCAGGAAAATGCCCCTTGTTTGGTTTTTATCGATGAAATTGATGCCGTTGGTCGTCAACGAGGGGTCGGTTATGGGGGAGGTAATGATGAACGGGAGCAAACCCTGAACCAATTATTGACGGAAATGGACGGTTTTGAGGGAAATACCGGCATTATCGTCATTGCCGCCACCAACCGCCCCGATGTTTTGGATTCGGCCCTGCTGCGTCCGGGTCGTTTCGATCGACAGGTAGTGGTGGATTATCCAGATTTTAAGGGACGTTTGGGCATTTTGGAGGTCCATTCTCGCGATAAAAAGGTGGCTGCTGATGTGGCTCTGGAGGCGATCGCCCGGCGCACACCGGGTTTTACTGGGGCAGATTTGGCTAATATGCTCAACGAAGCGGCGATTTTTACTGCTAGACGGCGGAAAGAGGCGATTACCATGGAGGAGGTCAACGATGCGATCGATCGGATTGTGGCCGGTATGGAAGGGCGTGCTTTAGTGGATAGTAAAGCCAAGCGTTTGATCGCCTATCATGAAGTCGGCCATGCGATTGTCGGTACTCTCTGTCCCGGCCACGACCAGGTGGAAAAAGTCACCCTGATTCCCCGGGGGCAAGCGCTGGGGTTAACTTGGTTCACTCCCGATGAAGAACAGGGTTTAACCAGTCGTTCCCAGTTATTAGCCCGAATTGCGGGATTATTAGGGGGACGAGTGGCGGAGGAATGTGTCTTCGGTGAGGATGAAGTGACCACCGGGGCCGGTAATGATATTGAAAAAATTACCTATCTGGCCCGACAGATGGTAACGCGTCTGGGAATGTCGGAATTGGGATTGATTGCTCTAGAGGAGGAGGGCAATTCCTATCTCGGTGGTGCTGCTGCTGGTTATCATGCCGACCATTCTTTCGCGATGATGGCGAAAATTGATGCACAAGTACGGGAACTTGTCAAGCAATGCCACGATTTAGCAACAAAACTTATCCTTGACAATCGTGTGGCGATCGATCGCTTGGTGGATATACTGATTGAACAGGAAACCATTGACGGCGACGAATTCCGGCGTTTATTGACGGAATTTCAGCAACAAGCGGATCGGTCAATGGTGACTACGGTTTAA
- the rimP gene encoding ribosome maturation factor RimP, with product MTHPLIPDLLHLATPIAENLGLEVVDIVFQTNKRPPVLRVDIRNLAGDTGLEDCEQMSRSLETALDSQEILPGAYVLEISSPGISRQLSSEREFQSFKGFPVIVTGQDSQGKPKEWRGKLQGRDEQSIYLNQKGRSLTIDRTTVISVRLDEQRSNQ from the coding sequence ATGACTCATCCGCTCATCCCCGACCTGCTGCACCTAGCCACCCCTATCGCTGAAAACTTGGGGCTAGAAGTGGTCGATATCGTTTTCCAAACCAATAAAAGGCCTCCCGTCCTGCGCGTCGATATTCGCAATCTTGCGGGAGATACTGGTTTAGAGGACTGTGAGCAGATGAGTCGGTCTTTAGAAACCGCCCTCGACAGTCAAGAAATCTTACCCGGGGCCTACGTTTTGGAAATATCTAGCCCCGGCATTTCTCGACAACTGAGCAGCGAACGCGAATTTCAGTCTTTTAAAGGTTTTCCCGTCATCGTTACCGGCCAGGATAGCCAGGGAAAACCAAAAGAATGGCGCGGAAAACTGCAAGGTAGAGATGAGCAATCTATTTATCTTAACCAAAAAGGTCGCTCCCTGACCATTGATCGCACTACCGTCATCAGCGTCCGTTTAGATGAGCAGCGCAGTAATCAGTGA
- the nusA gene encoding transcription termination factor NusA — MATVNLPGLKIMLEEISQRHNLPKNAVQEALREALLKGYERYRRAQSLEKAAQFHEDYFNNFDVELDVEEEGFRILSTKTIVEEVTNPDHHIGLKEVQEVADEAQLGDEVVLDVTPDQREFGRMAAIQTKQVLLQKLRDNQRKMIQEEFQDLEGTVLQARVVRFERQAAIVMVQSTYGQPEVEAELPKREQLPNDNYRANATFKVLLKKVLEGSHRGPQLIVSRAAAGLVVYMFANEVPEIEEEIVRIVAVAREANPPSRHVGSRTKIAVDTLERDVDPVGACIGARGSRIQAVVNELRGEKIDVIRWSPDPATYIANALSPARIDQVLFTNAEERQALVLVAQDQLSLAIGKEGQNVRLAARLTGWKIDIKDIVLYKGEQEVKTDETDPEAQDLDQE; from the coding sequence ATGGCTACTGTTAATTTGCCTGGTTTAAAAATAATGCTCGAAGAAATTAGCCAACGACATAATCTGCCCAAAAATGCCGTACAGGAAGCCTTGCGTGAAGCACTTCTCAAGGGGTATGAACGTTATCGACGCGCCCAAAGTTTAGAAAAAGCCGCTCAATTTCATGAAGATTATTTCAATAACTTTGATGTGGAATTAGACGTAGAAGAAGAAGGGTTTCGCATCCTTTCGACTAAAACTATTGTGGAAGAAGTGACCAATCCCGACCATCACATCGGTCTCAAAGAAGTGCAAGAAGTGGCCGATGAGGCCCAATTAGGGGATGAAGTAGTTCTTGATGTCACCCCCGACCAAAGAGAATTTGGTCGCATGGCGGCAATTCAAACTAAACAGGTTTTACTGCAAAAACTGCGGGATAACCAACGCAAAATGATTCAAGAGGAGTTCCAAGATCTGGAAGGAACGGTTTTACAGGCCCGAGTCGTCCGTTTTGAAAGACAGGCCGCTATTGTCATGGTACAAAGTACCTACGGTCAACCAGAAGTGGAAGCAGAACTACCCAAACGGGAACAGCTGCCCAACGATAACTATCGCGCCAACGCCACCTTTAAAGTTCTGCTCAAAAAAGTCCTAGAAGGTTCTCACCGCGGCCCGCAATTAATTGTTTCCAGAGCGGCGGCGGGCTTGGTAGTATATATGTTCGCCAACGAAGTTCCCGAAATCGAAGAGGAAATCGTGCGTATTGTCGCCGTCGCCCGGGAAGCCAATCCCCCCTCCCGTCACGTTGGTTCGCGGACAAAAATCGCCGTCGATACCTTAGAGAGAGACGTGGATCCGGTTGGGGCTTGTATTGGGGCTAGAGGTTCCCGGATTCAAGCCGTGGTTAACGAATTGCGGGGGGAAAAAATCGACGTGATTCGCTGGTCTCCAGATCCCGCCACCTACATCGCCAATGCCCTTAGTCCCGCCCGTATCGACCAAGTTTTGTTCACTAATGCCGAAGAAAGACAAGCATTGGTACTGGTGGCACAGGATCAATTAAGTTTAGCGATTGGCAAAGAAGGGCAGAACGTGCGTCTAGCCGCCCGTCTGACGGGCTGGAAAATCGAT